The following coding sequences lie in one Drosophila bipectinata strain 14024-0381.07 chromosome XR, DbipHiC1v2, whole genome shotgun sequence genomic window:
- the LOC108126569 gene encoding uncharacterized protein, with protein sequence MLCRDESGCVSALVLASLCLGLCRGYFTLEVGDPCPTPSYRSRCQPVEDCATLTSYFQTGRLTVKTLMNCGYTYRSEKICCPVEDAHTQNRIDQSTTTSTTTPRTTTRTTTRTTTRTTIRSTTTPIAPYTDNWADIFQTDRDYVSSSVIKVSTAQRASRDSVVFRDTSEGAECKAPLYEGQCRAVSNCPSVEPLLKQRRLRDEDFTTCRDGTREEIICCPLNLPLQPRVQSETRLGVSSESLSPQSPQDPQEAEVIARADALLPQYRHLAALAHPNAAFDGHWHHCTAMVLTPQLLLSSAGCERPSHAVFGVADMRDVDADEDYLTDIVRLVPFHKDLSLIRLQEPLHLDGRIAANVSVAPVCSQYELTRLQVSGRLVAVAWGKGDDTDCPLYEIPMRLRPTWACGDLPNYGGVKDLGSLHICVEPENGVKDLGRFSNSSTCLPCPASVASVLHLVRPAGTRCVLGIATPTGADCDARIMYFTSLLNNQFRQFVENEEKQ encoded by the exons ATGCTGTGTCGCGATGAATCGGGCTGTGTTTCGGCCCTAGTCTTGGCCAGTTTGTGCCTTGGCCTTTGTCGGGGCTATTTCACTCTAGAGG TTGGAGATCCCTGTCCCACACCCAGCTATCGAAGTCGTTGCCAACCTGTCGAGGATTGCGCGACCCTGACATCCTATTTCCAGACCGGCCGCCTCACCGTGAAGACCCTGATGAACTGCGGCTATACGTATCGCAGTGAGAAGATCTGTTGTCCCGTTGAGGATGCCCATACCCAAAACAGGATAGATCAGAGTACTACAACGAGTACAACCACACCAAGGACTACGACAAGGACCACAACAAGGACCACAACGAGAACAACGATTAGGAGTACCACAACCCCTATAGCCCCCTATACCGATAATTGGGCGGATATTTTCCAAACGGATCGGGATTATGTCAGCTCCTCCGTGATAAAGGTATCAACGGCTCAACGAGCTTCGCGGGATAGTGTGGTATTCCGGGACACCTCGGAGGGTGCCGAGTGTAAGGCGCCGTTATATGAGGGGCAGTGCCGTGCCGTCTCCAACTGCCCCAGTGTGGAGCCGTTGCTGAAACAGCGTCGTCTGAGGGACGAGGACTTCACCACCTGCCGCGATGGCACCCGCGAGGAGATCATCTGTTGTCCCCTGAACTTGCCCCTGCAGCCTCGAGTCCAGAGTGAAACACGTCTGGGCGTATCGAGTGAGTCGCTGTCGCCTCAGTCGCCACAGGATCCCCAGGAGGCGGAGGTGATAGCTCGAGCGGATGCCCTTCTACCACAGTATCGTCATCTGGCCGCTCTGGCGCATCCCAATGCTGCTTTTGATGGCCACTGGCATCACTGTACCGCCATGGTGTTGACTCCTCAGCTCCTTCTTAGCTCCGCAGGATGCGAGAGGCCAAGTCATGCAGTATTCGGGGTGGCTGATATGCGGGATGTGGATGCTGATGAGGATTATCTCACAGACATTGTG cGCCTGGTTCCTTTCCACAAGGACCTCTCCTTGATACGCCTCCAGGAGCCCCTCCATTTGGATGGACGGATCGCGGCCAATGTCAGTGTGGCTCCGGTCTGCAGCCAATACGAGCTGACCCGCCTTCAGGTCAGCGGCAGGCTAGTAGCCGTGGCCTGGGGCAAGGGTGATG ATACCGATTGTCCTTTGTACGAAATACCAATGCGCCTACGTCCCACCTGGGCCTGCGGGGATCTGCCCAATTACGGCGGTGTCAAGGATCTGGGAAGCTTACATATCTGCGTGGAACCGGAGAACGGCGTCAAGGATCTGGGACGTTTCTCCAACTCCAGTACTTGCTTGCCGTGTCCCGCCTCAGTGGCCAGTGTCCTTCATCTAGTACGACCCGCTGGTACACGGTGTGTCCTTGGTATAGCCACGCCCACGGGCGCCGATTGTGATGCCCGGATTATGTATTTCACGAGTCTTTTGAATAACCAATTTCGACAATTTgtggaaaacgaggaaaaGCAATAG